The Mucilaginibacter mallensis genome has a segment encoding these proteins:
- the pulA gene encoding type I pullulanase: protein MNAFKVILTNISLLMVLSSAVSAQTTDYANYPTYTGNDLGVSYSKQKTAFKVWAPKASEVKLRLYDAGNGGDAINTIALAKADNGTWQTIVTQDIKNKYYTFQVMQDGKWLLEAPDIYAKAAGVNGHRGMVVDLPATNPADWQNDKKPALKNITDAIIYETHIRDISVDPNSGITNKGKFLGLTETGTKSPDGKSTGLDHIKELGVTHVHLLPSFDYNSVDETKLDQPQYNWGYDPLNYNVPEGSYSTNPYDGNVRIKEFKQMVQALHKNGLRVILDVVYNHTTDIQHSNFSQFAPGYFYRQNPDGSYANGTGCGNETASERPMMRKFMIESVVYWAKEYHLDGFRFDLMGIHDIETMNAISDALHKIDPTIIIYGEGWTAGSSPLSENLRAVKKNIYELNKVAAFSDDLRDGLKGGFSDVKAKGFVSGNQNSKESVKFGIVASTQNSQIDYTKVNYSKAPWAAEPYQTISYVSCHDDNTLFDRLKISNPDASEADLIKMDKLANAVVLTSQGIAFLHSGAELLRTKQGVANSFNSPDAINQIDWSRKTKYADVFNYYKQLVALRKDHPAFRMPSTKMIQDHLQFIETNDPSVIAYQLTGNANGDKWNTILVILNGSAANKSVTIPAGSWTLVGNGDEINLGGIKKINSTSIDVAGTSAYVLYK from the coding sequence ATGAATGCTTTCAAAGTTATACTAACCAATATTTCATTACTTATGGTGCTTTCTTCTGCAGTATCTGCACAAACTACAGATTACGCTAACTATCCGACCTATACCGGGAACGATCTCGGCGTAAGCTATTCGAAACAGAAAACAGCCTTTAAAGTATGGGCTCCAAAAGCATCCGAAGTAAAATTGCGTTTGTACGATGCAGGCAACGGCGGCGATGCTATCAATACTATTGCCCTTGCTAAAGCTGATAATGGCACATGGCAAACCATCGTTACACAGGATATTAAAAATAAATATTACACTTTCCAGGTAATGCAGGATGGTAAATGGCTGTTGGAAGCGCCTGATATTTATGCCAAAGCTGCTGGTGTTAACGGGCATCGCGGTATGGTGGTTGATCTGCCTGCTACAAACCCTGCCGATTGGCAAAACGACAAAAAACCGGCTCTAAAAAACATTACCGATGCTATTATTTACGAAACACATATCAGGGATATTTCTGTTGACCCAAATTCAGGTATCACCAATAAAGGTAAATTTTTAGGACTGACTGAAACCGGCACTAAAAGCCCGGATGGTAAATCAACCGGGCTCGATCATATAAAAGAACTGGGCGTTACGCATGTACATCTGCTCCCATCATTTGATTATAATTCGGTTGATGAAACCAAGCTCGATCAGCCGCAATACAACTGGGGTTACGATCCGCTGAATTATAACGTACCTGAGGGTAGCTATTCTACAAACCCATATGATGGCAATGTGCGCATAAAAGAGTTTAAACAAATGGTACAGGCCCTGCATAAAAATGGCTTGCGTGTAATACTGGATGTGGTATATAACCACACTACCGATATCCAGCACTCTAATTTCAGTCAGTTTGCGCCTGGCTATTTTTACCGCCAGAATCCAGATGGCAGTTATGCCAACGGCACCGGCTGCGGTAACGAGACAGCATCAGAAAGACCAATGATGCGTAAGTTCATGATAGAATCGGTGGTTTATTGGGCGAAGGAATATCATTTGGATGGTTTTAGGTTTGATTTGATGGGCATACATGATATTGAAACCATGAATGCCATTAGCGATGCCCTGCATAAGATTGACCCCACCATTATTATTTATGGCGAAGGGTGGACAGCAGGCTCAAGTCCGCTGTCTGAAAACCTGCGTGCCGTTAAGAAAAATATTTACGAGCTAAACAAAGTAGCCGCATTTAGTGACGACCTGCGCGATGGCTTAAAAGGCGGTTTCAGCGATGTAAAAGCAAAGGGTTTTGTAAGCGGCAATCAAAACTCAAAAGAGAGCGTAAAATTTGGCATAGTGGCATCAACCCAAAACAGCCAGATAGATTATACAAAAGTTAACTATTCAAAAGCGCCATGGGCCGCGGAGCCCTATCAAACCATCAGTTACGTATCATGCCATGATGATAATACACTGTTTGACCGTCTCAAGATCTCCAATCCTGATGCTTCGGAGGCAGATCTGATAAAAATGGATAAATTGGCCAATGCCGTTGTCTTAACCTCACAGGGTATAGCTTTCCTGCACTCGGGAGCTGAACTTTTGCGCACCAAGCAGGGCGTTGCCAATTCATTTAACTCACCCGACGCCATCAATCAGATCGACTGGAGTCGTAAAACTAAATATGCTGATGTATTCAACTATTACAAACAATTGGTAGCCTTGCGTAAGGATCACCCAGCCTTCCGGATGCCGTCAACCAAAATGATACAGGACCATTTACAATTTATCGAAACCAATGATCCATCGGTAATTGCCTACCAGCTCACTGGCAATGCCAATGGCGATAAATGGAATACCATACTGGTTATCCTAAACGGCAGTGCTGCCAATAAATCAGTAACTATCCCGGCAGGTAGCTGGACTTTAGTTGGCAATGGCGATGAAATTAACCTGGGCGGCATTAAAAAGATCAATTCCACATCAATAGATGTTGCGGGTACTTCGGCTTATGTTTTGTATAAGTAA